A stretch of Corallococcus macrosporus DNA encodes these proteins:
- a CDS encoding VOC family protein, which translates to MLDHTGIGVADVARSARFYDAALGALGLRRAMQLPEDTGADGIGYGREYPIFWIDRFHPHSVKQHTAFAATSRAQVDAFHVAAVAAGGTDNGAPGLRPTGAGYPQGYYAAFVLDPDGNNIEAVFRQPSGT; encoded by the coding sequence ATGCTCGACCACACAGGCATCGGAGTCGCCGACGTCGCCCGTTCGGCACGCTTCTACGACGCGGCACTGGGGGCGCTCGGCCTCCGCCGCGCCATGCAGCTCCCCGAGGACACCGGCGCGGATGGCATTGGCTACGGCCGGGAGTACCCCATCTTCTGGATCGACCGCTTCCATCCGCACAGCGTGAAGCAGCACACGGCCTTCGCGGCCACGAGCCGCGCCCAGGTCGACGCCTTCCACGTGGCGGCGGTGGCGGCGGGGGGAACGGACAACGGCGCTCCCGGACTGCGCCCCACTGGCGCGGGATACCCCCAGGGCTATTACGCGGCCTTCGTGCTCGACCCGGACGGCAACAACATCGAAGCGGTCTTCCGGCAGCCTTCCGGGACCTGA
- a CDS encoding helix-turn-helix domain-containing protein has protein sequence MPALHHAVVDGPLSIRTSLFPELPGLRLVRYRTDGRLLRSVKERFCVMLTQRGHSEWWGRGRVHASSPRTVDLKQPGEVHRDLRRDGPARFQVIAFDASLVSEAREALDAPASARLRQLQLETSQPAAAAFVRLHAVLDAGLEGRSCALALQTAMAEALSSLVGCLEPSGERERRHRWPLQRVVEALHEAIPEGITLEALARQVGWNRFHLCRAFREELGMPPHAYLTHLRVARAQRLLSQGLAPSEVALQVGLYDQSLLNRHFKRIVGITPGQFARAVQ, from the coding sequence GTGCCCGCTCTCCATCACGCTGTCGTGGACGGCCCCCTGTCCATCCGGACCTCCCTGTTCCCGGAACTGCCGGGCTTGCGGCTCGTGCGCTACCGGACCGACGGGCGGCTGCTGCGCTCCGTGAAGGAGCGTTTCTGCGTGATGCTGACGCAGCGAGGGCACTCGGAGTGGTGGGGGCGGGGCAGGGTCCATGCCTCCTCGCCCCGAACGGTCGACCTCAAGCAGCCCGGCGAGGTGCACCGGGACCTGCGCCGCGACGGACCCGCCCGGTTCCAGGTCATCGCCTTCGACGCGTCGCTCGTCTCCGAGGCCCGCGAGGCGCTGGACGCGCCGGCCTCCGCCCGGCTTCGACAGCTCCAACTCGAAACATCGCAGCCGGCGGCGGCCGCCTTCGTGCGCCTCCACGCCGTGCTGGATGCGGGCCTGGAGGGACGCTCCTGCGCCCTCGCGCTCCAGACGGCCATGGCGGAAGCCCTCTCCTCACTGGTCGGATGCCTGGAGCCTTCAGGCGAACGGGAGCGGCGCCACCGCTGGCCCCTCCAGCGCGTGGTGGAGGCCCTGCACGAAGCCATTCCAGAGGGCATCACGCTGGAGGCGCTGGCCCGTCAGGTGGGCTGGAACCGCTTCCACCTGTGCCGCGCCTTCCGCGAGGAGCTGGGCATGCCGCCCCACGCGTACCTCACGCACCTGCGCGTCGCGCGAGCCCAGCGGCTGCTGTCCCAGGGGCTGGCGCCCTCGGAGGTCGCGCTCCAGGTCGGGCTCTATGATCAGAGCCTGCTCAACCGGCACTTCAAGCGCATCGTCGGCATCACCCCGGGACAGTTCGCGCGCGCCGTGCAGTGA
- a CDS encoding SDR family oxidoreductase: MSGIQDKVIAITGASTGIGEAAALLLAGRGAKVVLGARRLERLEPAVERIVKAGGAALAARTDVRRREDVDGLVRLARERFGRLDVLINNAGSLATSPLDDLRVDDWEELIDTNIKGVLYGIAAALPLFREQGFGHFINTASTSAHRIVPGQAVYAGTKFAVRAISEGLRQEAGPSLRVTVISPGMTRTNFLEHVKNPELRARFEEVRDRLAIPPDAIARAMAFAIEQPAEVDVGEVIVRPTAQD; this comes from the coding sequence ATGTCAGGCATCCAGGACAAGGTCATTGCCATCACCGGAGCCAGCACCGGCATTGGCGAAGCGGCGGCGCTGCTGCTCGCCGGGCGAGGAGCGAAGGTCGTCCTCGGCGCGCGCCGTCTGGAACGGCTGGAGCCGGCGGTGGAGCGCATCGTGAAGGCAGGAGGAGCAGCCCTCGCCGCACGAACCGACGTGAGGCGGCGCGAGGACGTCGACGGGCTCGTCCGCCTGGCCCGCGAGCGGTTCGGCAGGCTGGACGTGCTCATCAACAATGCAGGCAGCCTGGCGACCTCTCCGCTGGACGACCTGCGCGTCGATGACTGGGAGGAGCTGATCGACACCAACATCAAGGGGGTGCTGTATGGCATCGCAGCCGCGCTGCCGCTCTTCCGCGAGCAGGGCTTCGGGCACTTCATCAACACCGCGTCGACCTCGGCGCACCGGATCGTCCCCGGCCAGGCGGTCTACGCCGGGACGAAGTTCGCCGTGCGAGCCATCTCCGAAGGCCTGCGCCAGGAGGCGGGCCCCAGCCTGCGGGTCACGGTCATCTCGCCGGGGATGACCCGGACGAACTTCCTCGAGCACGTGAAGAACCCCGAACTTCGGGCCCGGTTCGAGGAGGTCCGGGACAGGCTCGCCATCCCACCGGATGCGATTGCCCGGGCCATGGCCTTCGCCATCGAGCAGCCCGCCGAAGTGGACGTGGGCGAGGTGATTGTCCGGCCCACGGCGCAGGACTGA
- a CDS encoding serine/threonine protein kinase, producing the protein MGPPRTERFGRFELLERIWISGLTLLHRALDTAAPAGSGPVVLKRLLPSLLEDRKIVEKFLDLASLSACVQHDNVARVLDFGEVEGEPFLVREWVEGRDLGAVQTLSRRRGMALVSAPLAVSIAIDICHGLHPAHTRVGLLHGDLSPSNVLVGFDGAVKVYEFGFNRWMLSPEAWSRAGVMGSKLRYFAPEQLLREPVDVRSDIYVLGMLLYWLLCGELPMSGDSEMQDVKEVLEGRLVPAWKRNPSLDADLVRILDRALARSADDRYPSAEAMGQALADWLKTHAPTFSTEERKQWMSSFHPAATSR; encoded by the coding sequence ATGGGCCCTCCCCGGACGGAACGGTTTGGCAGGTTCGAGCTGCTGGAGCGGATATGGATCAGCGGCCTGACCCTGCTGCATCGGGCGCTCGACACGGCGGCGCCCGCTGGCAGCGGTCCCGTGGTCCTCAAGCGGCTGCTGCCATCGCTCCTGGAGGACCGGAAGATCGTCGAGAAGTTCCTCGACCTCGCCTCCCTTTCGGCCTGCGTCCAGCACGACAACGTCGCGCGCGTCCTGGACTTCGGAGAGGTCGAGGGAGAGCCCTTCCTGGTCCGGGAGTGGGTGGAGGGGCGGGACCTGGGCGCCGTGCAGACCCTGTCACGGAGACGGGGCATGGCGCTGGTGTCCGCGCCTCTCGCGGTGAGCATCGCCATCGACATCTGCCACGGGTTGCACCCCGCGCACACTCGCGTGGGCCTGCTGCATGGAGACCTCTCGCCCTCGAACGTGCTGGTGGGTTTCGACGGAGCGGTGAAGGTCTACGAGTTCGGCTTCAACCGCTGGATGCTGTCGCCCGAGGCGTGGTCGAGGGCTGGCGTGATGGGGAGCAAGCTCCGGTACTTCGCGCCCGAGCAGTTGCTGCGCGAGCCCGTGGATGTCCGCTCAGACATCTATGTCCTGGGCATGTTGCTCTACTGGCTGCTGTGCGGAGAGCTCCCCATGAGCGGTGACTCCGAGATGCAGGACGTCAAGGAGGTCCTGGAGGGACGGCTGGTTCCTGCCTGGAAGCGCAATCCCTCACTGGACGCGGACCTCGTGCGGATCCTCGACCGCGCGCTGGCGAGGTCCGCGGACGACCGCTACCCGTCCGCCGAAGCGATGGGCCAGGCGCTGGCGGATTGGCTGAAGACCCACGCTCCCACGTTCAGCACAGAGGAGCGGAAGCAGTGGATGTCCTCGTTCCACCCGGCCGCGACATCCAGGTGA
- a CDS encoding alpha/beta hydrolase-fold protein codes for MRMQWIALAIAVGAVACGGSFEQEAPEAWGTHEAGLTITTEDQVVARLPASTGAGYGYGEYLPPGYLTSTGSYPVIIHLNGRGEFGTSTTEAGLLEVVTRHGALKKIRFTSQGKAYFGQHQVMVFTPQAATKWEPAAIDAFVSFLVANYRVDTTRIYLTGISFGGYGAWQYAYTYGGRLAALAPMATNIGAPGPTITQLKNVPVWAVHSFADGTSLSAERSWLQGVTKNYGQFQLVAVPAPAQTVTYLFPGASSPTWTSQPGVVATGSDIARLTVLPGSAHDCWTQQYDNDAFWDWLLAQHR; via the coding sequence ATGCGGATGCAATGGATTGCACTGGCCATCGCGGTGGGGGCCGTTGCCTGCGGCGGGAGCTTCGAGCAGGAGGCGCCCGAGGCGTGGGGAACGCACGAGGCGGGGCTCACCATCACCACCGAGGACCAGGTCGTGGCCCGGCTGCCCGCGAGCACGGGGGCGGGGTACGGGTACGGGGAGTACCTGCCTCCGGGCTACCTGACGTCCACCGGGTCCTATCCGGTCATCATCCACCTGAACGGGCGCGGTGAGTTCGGCACGTCGACGACGGAGGCGGGGCTGCTGGAGGTGGTGACCCGCCACGGGGCGCTGAAGAAGATCCGCTTCACGAGCCAGGGCAAGGCGTACTTCGGGCAGCACCAGGTGATGGTCTTCACGCCGCAAGCGGCGACGAAGTGGGAGCCGGCTGCAATCGACGCGTTCGTCAGCTTCCTCGTGGCGAACTACCGGGTGGACACGACGCGCATCTACCTGACGGGGATCAGCTTCGGGGGCTATGGCGCCTGGCAGTACGCGTACACGTACGGGGGCCGGCTGGCCGCGCTGGCGCCCATGGCCACGAACATCGGCGCGCCGGGGCCCACCATCACCCAGCTCAAGAACGTGCCGGTATGGGCGGTGCATTCCTTCGCGGACGGCACCTCCCTTTCGGCCGAGCGTTCCTGGCTGCAGGGCGTGACGAAGAACTACGGTCAGTTCCAGTTGGTCGCGGTGCCGGCGCCGGCCCAGACGGTGACGTACCTGTTCCCGGGAGCCAGCAGCCCCACGTGGACGTCACAGCCCGGCGTGGTGGCCACCGGGAGCGACATCGCGCGCCTCACCGTGCTGCCCGGCTCCGCGCATGACTGCTGGACGCAGCAGTACGACAACGACGCGTTCTGGGATTGGCTCCTCGCCCAGCACCGCTAG
- the gcvA gene encoding transcriptional regulator GcvA gives MRRIPPLGALRAFEAGARHLSFTRAATELRVTQAAISHQVRQLEDWLGVSLFDRRGHALTLTARGAAYLRELTPVFERMSEATTRLYAHEQGPLRLTVLPSFAACWLLPRLERFRKQHPDIELHVNSSESLWDFLDDRFDVGIRSGLGRWTGLKAEQLATERLAPVCTPALAKRLRTPQDLGRVRLIHDTPKDAWRRWLDAAGVTGVDADRGPVFNDAGLALQAARLGDGVALGRLMLAADDLKAGRLVQPFKAVLPNDFSYWLVHPRPLTGRRDVAAFKAWVLEEARR, from the coding sequence ATGCGCCGCATTCCACCGCTGGGTGCCCTCCGAGCCTTCGAGGCGGGAGCGCGGCACCTGAGCTTCACCCGCGCCGCCACGGAGCTGCGCGTGACCCAGGCGGCCATCAGCCATCAGGTGCGGCAACTGGAGGACTGGCTGGGCGTCTCGCTGTTCGACCGCCGGGGCCATGCGCTGACGCTGACGGCGCGCGGCGCCGCGTACCTGCGCGAGCTGACGCCCGTGTTCGAGCGCATGTCCGAAGCGACCACACGGCTGTACGCGCACGAGCAGGGCCCGCTGCGCCTCACCGTGCTGCCGTCCTTCGCCGCGTGCTGGCTGCTGCCTCGGCTGGAGCGCTTCCGGAAGCAGCACCCGGACATCGAGCTGCACGTGAACAGCTCCGAGTCGCTCTGGGACTTCCTCGATGACCGCTTCGACGTGGGCATCCGCTCCGGGCTGGGCCGGTGGACGGGGCTCAAGGCGGAGCAGCTAGCGACGGAGCGGCTCGCGCCCGTGTGCACTCCGGCGCTGGCGAAGCGGCTCCGGACGCCCCAGGACCTGGGCCGGGTCCGGTTGATCCACGACACACCCAAGGACGCCTGGCGCCGCTGGCTGGATGCCGCGGGAGTGACGGGCGTGGACGCGGACCGGGGCCCCGTGTTCAACGACGCCGGGCTCGCGCTCCAGGCCGCGCGGCTGGGGGATGGCGTGGCGCTGGGGCGGCTGATGCTCGCGGCCGACGACCTGAAGGCAGGCCGGTTGGTGCAGCCGTTCAAGGCCGTCCTGCCCAATGACTTCAGTTATTGGCTCGTGCACCCGCGTCCCCTGACGGGCCGGAGGGACGTGGCGGCCTTCAAGGCCTGGGTGCTGGAGGAGGCCCGGCGCTGA
- a CDS encoding LysE family translocator produces the protein MISAEVWMLFLGYTVPMVVSPGPGNTVLATAGGRFGVRGTLPFWMGFEVANVALCLLYGIGLGRVLQGLPALHQVLRWGSVVYLLYLAWGFFRASAASGEATDAPARLGFVEGLLAVALNPKIHSMVLVMFSQFLDPSRGMLSQTAQLTVAFLAVCVACHFPWIYGGKLILGRFRSERAMRIQGWTFGACMVAVAAYVAFA, from the coding sequence ATGATCTCCGCCGAGGTGTGGATGTTGTTCCTGGGCTACACGGTGCCCATGGTCGTGAGCCCCGGGCCGGGCAACACGGTGCTCGCCACCGCCGGAGGGCGCTTCGGCGTCCGGGGCACGCTGCCGTTCTGGATGGGCTTCGAGGTGGCCAACGTCGCGCTGTGCCTCCTCTACGGCATCGGCCTGGGACGCGTGCTCCAGGGGCTTCCAGCGCTGCACCAGGTCCTGCGCTGGGGCAGCGTCGTGTACCTGCTCTACCTCGCGTGGGGCTTCTTCCGCGCCTCGGCCGCTTCCGGTGAGGCGACCGACGCGCCCGCGCGCCTCGGGTTCGTGGAGGGGCTGCTCGCGGTGGCGCTCAACCCGAAGATCCACTCGATGGTGCTGGTGATGTTCTCCCAGTTCCTGGACCCTTCGCGCGGGATGCTCTCGCAGACGGCGCAGCTCACCGTGGCGTTCCTCGCCGTCTGCGTGGCGTGCCACTTCCCGTGGATCTACGGCGGCAAGCTCATCCTGGGACGCTTCCGCTCCGAGCGCGCCATGCGCATCCAGGGCTGGACCTTCGGCGCCTGCATGGTCGCCGTCGCGGCCTACGTGGCCTTCGCCTGA
- a CDS encoding SDR family oxidoreductase, producing the protein MSTVLVTGGSGFIGSHCIVQLLEAGHQVRTTVRSLKREGEVRAMLKEGGVDPGSRLSFAAADLEQDAGWAEAVAGCDFVLHVASPFPPGVPRHEDELIIPARDGALRVLRASRDAGVKRVVLTSSFAAIGYGHPQDKTQFTEADWTDPRGPGVAAYQKSKTLAERAAWDFIAREGGALELSAINPVGVFGPVLGPDYSSSIMLLKRLLDGAMPAVPRLYFGVVGVRDVADLHLRAMTHPAARGERFLAVAGDFLALIDMARILRAQLGDVARKVPARQLPDWVVRLAALWTPVARQTLPELGKVKNGSNEKARRVLGWAPRSNAECLVATVESLQRLGLLKG; encoded by the coding sequence ATGAGCACGGTCCTGGTCACCGGCGGGTCTGGCTTCATTGGCAGTCATTGCATCGTGCAGCTGCTGGAGGCGGGCCATCAGGTGCGCACCACGGTGCGGAGCCTGAAGCGCGAGGGCGAGGTGCGCGCCATGCTCAAGGAGGGCGGCGTGGATCCGGGCTCCCGCCTGTCCTTCGCCGCGGCGGACCTGGAGCAGGACGCGGGCTGGGCGGAGGCGGTAGCGGGCTGCGACTTCGTGCTGCACGTGGCGTCCCCCTTCCCTCCCGGTGTCCCCAGGCACGAGGACGAGCTGATCATCCCCGCGCGGGATGGAGCGCTCCGCGTGCTGCGTGCCTCGCGCGACGCGGGCGTCAAGCGCGTGGTGCTCACGTCCTCGTTCGCGGCCATCGGCTACGGACATCCGCAAGACAAGACGCAGTTCACCGAGGCAGATTGGACGGATCCGCGAGGGCCCGGCGTCGCCGCGTATCAGAAGTCGAAGACGCTGGCGGAGCGCGCGGCCTGGGACTTCATCGCCCGTGAAGGCGGGGCGCTGGAGCTGTCCGCCATCAACCCGGTGGGCGTGTTCGGTCCCGTCCTCGGGCCGGACTACTCCAGCTCCATCATGCTGCTGAAGCGGCTGCTGGACGGCGCCATGCCCGCCGTTCCCCGGCTCTACTTCGGCGTCGTCGGCGTGCGCGACGTCGCGGACCTGCACCTGCGCGCGATGACGCACCCGGCGGCCCGGGGAGAGCGCTTCCTCGCCGTCGCGGGCGACTTCCTGGCGCTCATCGACATGGCGCGGATCCTCCGCGCTCAACTGGGGGACGTGGCCCGGAAGGTCCCGGCGCGGCAGCTTCCGGACTGGGTGGTGCGGCTCGCGGCGCTGTGGACGCCGGTGGCGCGGCAGACCCTTCCGGAGCTGGGCAAGGTGAAGAACGGCTCCAACGAGAAGGCGCGGCGCGTGCTCGGCTGGGCGCCTCGGTCCAACGCGGAGTGCCTGGTCGCCACCGTGGAGAGCCTTCAGCGGCTGGGCTTGCTGAAGGGCTGA
- a CDS encoding lytic transglycosylase domain-containing protein codes for MAISPLRSASTPVSYMPVQDAGSARVQGSGMEGRSSQATSPNRCGSGVGMFQQDGFDAGPRKNAELGKLLQDTLSALTSIVQLVAQTVPGAAQALQGAQGATGGNAGTGSPPFSDSGFTPRDASRPPVALNGNTGVVGPGASQQVSPSQSQGGSKLGGNLPPALEKFRGAIESASAKTGMPAEMLAAQIWQESRGNLEAVSTNGGNGLTDTGLMQVNPNTYGELQAKHPELQGKNLSDPETNILAGAFYMKDMKEQFGSDELALRAYNSGPNGVDRSNPDAIPAGTGDATYVQKVKSFMNTLATGQGSLPA; via the coding sequence ATGGCCATCTCGCCCCTCCGCAGCGCCTCCACCCCCGTCTCCTACATGCCGGTGCAGGACGCCGGCAGCGCCCGCGTCCAGGGCAGTGGCATGGAGGGGCGCTCCAGCCAGGCCACGAGCCCGAACCGCTGCGGCTCGGGCGTCGGGATGTTCCAGCAGGACGGCTTCGACGCCGGCCCGCGCAAGAACGCGGAGCTGGGCAAGCTGCTCCAGGACACGCTGTCGGCGCTGACGTCCATCGTCCAGTTGGTGGCGCAGACCGTGCCGGGCGCCGCGCAGGCGCTCCAGGGCGCGCAGGGGGCCACGGGTGGCAACGCCGGCACGGGTTCGCCGCCGTTCTCCGACAGCGGCTTCACCCCGCGGGACGCCTCGCGTCCCCCCGTGGCGCTCAACGGCAACACCGGCGTCGTGGGCCCGGGGGCTTCGCAGCAGGTGTCGCCGTCCCAGTCCCAGGGCGGCTCGAAGCTGGGCGGCAACCTGCCCCCGGCGCTGGAGAAGTTCCGCGGCGCCATCGAGTCCGCGTCCGCCAAGACGGGCATGCCGGCGGAGATGCTGGCCGCGCAGATCTGGCAGGAGTCGCGCGGCAACCTGGAGGCCGTCTCAACCAACGGCGGCAACGGCCTGACGGACACCGGCCTGATGCAGGTCAACCCCAACACCTACGGGGAGCTGCAGGCGAAGCACCCGGAGCTCCAGGGCAAGAACCTCTCCGACCCGGAGACCAACATCCTCGCGGGCGCCTTCTACATGAAGGACATGAAGGAGCAGTTCGGCAGCGATGAGCTGGCCCTGCGCGCCTACAACTCCGGCCCCAACGGCGTGGACAGGAGCAACCCGGACGCCATCCCCGCCGGCACGGGCGACGCCACCTACGTGCAGAAGGTGAAGTCCTTCATGAACACGCTGGCCACCGGCCAGGGCTCGCTGCCCGCGTAG
- a CDS encoding hybrid sensor histidine kinase/response regulator, producing the protein MTAPGGAGERPRVLVVDDNAAFLDNMKELLEDQGYAVSSATSCAGALAHAPSGFDVALVDIRLPDGEGTKLAPQLKALVPDGEVVLLTGLGMLEAAVAAVHAGACAYLLKPCATPELLVTLEQALRQVRLHREKQVLARRAQVTEKLAAVGTLTAGLTHEIRNPLNAAVLQLTVLERRVRRLEQDVQGPLLEPLLLVRDEIRRLDHILEDFLQFARPREFRSAAVAVAPLFERVGGLLAWQAEQRGVALDVEPPGPLEVWGEEERLRQVLLNLALNALEATPPGGRVRFSASARGGEVALLVDDSGPGVPEDARGRLFEPFFTTKASGSGLGLSIVHAIVTQHGGTLQVEDGPLGGARFTVHLPATPPRG; encoded by the coding sequence GTGACGGCGCCGGGCGGCGCGGGGGAGCGGCCCCGGGTGCTGGTGGTGGATGACAACGCGGCGTTCCTGGACAACATGAAGGAGCTGCTGGAGGACCAGGGCTACGCGGTCTCCAGCGCGACGAGCTGCGCGGGGGCGCTCGCGCACGCGCCGTCGGGCTTCGACGTGGCGCTGGTGGACATCCGGCTGCCAGACGGCGAGGGCACGAAGCTCGCCCCCCAGCTCAAGGCGCTGGTGCCGGACGGAGAGGTGGTGCTGCTCACCGGCCTGGGCATGCTGGAGGCGGCGGTGGCCGCGGTGCACGCGGGCGCGTGCGCGTACCTGCTCAAGCCCTGCGCCACGCCGGAGCTGCTGGTGACCCTGGAGCAGGCGCTGCGCCAGGTGCGGCTGCACCGCGAGAAGCAGGTGCTGGCTCGGCGGGCGCAGGTGACGGAGAAGCTGGCCGCGGTGGGCACGCTGACCGCGGGCCTGACCCATGAAATCCGCAACCCCCTCAACGCCGCCGTCCTGCAGCTCACCGTCCTGGAGCGGCGCGTGCGCAGGCTGGAGCAGGACGTCCAGGGCCCGCTGCTGGAGCCGCTCCTGCTGGTGCGGGATGAGATCCGCCGCCTGGACCACATCCTCGAGGACTTCCTCCAGTTCGCCCGCCCGCGCGAGTTCCGGTCGGCCGCCGTGGCGGTGGCGCCGCTGTTCGAGCGGGTGGGGGGCCTGCTGGCCTGGCAGGCCGAGCAGCGCGGCGTGGCGCTGGACGTGGAGCCCCCGGGGCCCCTGGAGGTGTGGGGCGAGGAGGAGCGGCTGCGGCAGGTGCTGCTGAACCTGGCGCTCAACGCACTGGAGGCGACGCCGCCAGGAGGCCGGGTGCGCTTCAGCGCGAGCGCACGCGGAGGTGAGGTCGCCCTCCTCGTGGACGACAGTGGACCCGGCGTGCCGGAGGACGCACGCGGGAGGCTCTTCGAGCCCTTCTTCACGACGAAGGCGAGCGGCAGCGGGCTGGGGCTCTCCATCGTGCACGCCATCGTCACCCAGCACGGCGGCACCCTCCAGGTGGAGGACGGTCCGCTGGGCGGCGCGCGCTTCACCGTGCACCTGCCCGCGACGCCTCCGCGCGGCTGA
- a CDS encoding response regulator yields MGRFLVVDDNRAFAENLAEILEDAGHTTTVVDCGEAALQAARAERYDVLITDMRMAGMSGASLVHHLRQRDPGLAAIVVTAHPGEAELARAHAEGVLAVLPKPVPVPALVELLARARRDGLVVLVEDDAQLTDNLTELLRERGFTSVVAHSVPEVAGLQSVRPFAALVDLRVPGGRDGEALCRVRERFPSATPFVVTAYPEALPEDFEGRCVRKPFDTGALLAALEQVHGGRA; encoded by the coding sequence ATGGGCCGCTTCCTGGTGGTGGATGACAACCGGGCCTTCGCCGAGAACCTGGCGGAGATCCTCGAGGACGCGGGCCATACGACCACCGTGGTGGACTGCGGCGAGGCCGCGCTCCAGGCCGCGCGCGCCGAGCGCTACGACGTGCTCATCACCGACATGCGCATGGCCGGGATGAGCGGCGCCTCGCTGGTGCACCACCTGCGCCAGCGGGACCCGGGGCTCGCGGCCATCGTCGTCACCGCGCATCCGGGGGAGGCCGAGCTGGCGCGCGCACACGCGGAGGGCGTGCTCGCGGTGCTGCCCAAGCCGGTGCCGGTGCCCGCGCTGGTGGAGCTGCTCGCGCGGGCGCGCCGCGACGGGCTCGTCGTGCTGGTGGAGGACGACGCGCAGCTCACGGACAACCTCACGGAGCTGCTGCGCGAGCGCGGCTTCACGTCCGTGGTCGCGCACTCGGTGCCGGAGGTGGCGGGGCTCCAGTCGGTGCGCCCCTTCGCCGCGCTCGTGGACCTGCGCGTGCCGGGCGGCCGCGACGGCGAGGCGCTGTGCCGCGTGCGGGAGCGCTTCCCCTCGGCCACCCCCTTCGTCGTCACGGCCTATCCGGAGGCGCTGCCCGAGGACTTCGAGGGCCGCTGTGTCCGCAAGCCCTTCGACACCGGGGCGCTGCTCGCCGCGCTCGAGCAGGTGCACGGGGGCCGCGCGTGA
- a CDS encoding sensor histidine kinase produces MEARPGGVTDDNVLAELQRYVGFSPEDGEALRELHPIACAHFERIADVFYRRILEHPEARKALEGGESQVGHLKVTLQDWMGSLLLGPWDAAYFERRCRIGRVHVRIHLPQHYMFGAMNLLRQEFMAVLEEALHDAPARAASLNRALGKILDLELAIMLHTYREDLLAQAARAERLATFGQLVGSIGHELRNPLGVIETSLFILKGRPATQEDARVVKHLDRIGEQVAVANHIVTSLLDMIRSRPLVRAPLRLAEVWTSALEAVAPPGHVRVHAQGLEALPSVEGDAVQLRQVFVNLLQNAVQALGEREGEVRLTADLPEDGARRIRLALEDSGPGLDPAIRARVFEPLMTTKARGLGLGLALVRRILERHGGGIGYAPTRGGPGGARFVVELPLTPEPS; encoded by the coding sequence ATGGAAGCCAGACCCGGAGGCGTGACGGACGACAACGTCCTGGCGGAGCTCCAGCGCTACGTGGGCTTCTCCCCCGAGGACGGAGAGGCCCTGCGGGAACTGCACCCCATCGCCTGCGCGCACTTCGAGCGCATCGCGGACGTCTTCTACCGGCGCATCCTCGAACACCCGGAGGCGCGCAAGGCGCTGGAGGGTGGTGAGAGCCAGGTGGGCCACCTCAAGGTGACGCTCCAGGACTGGATGGGGTCGCTGCTGCTGGGGCCGTGGGACGCGGCGTACTTCGAGCGCCGCTGCCGCATCGGACGGGTGCACGTGCGCATCCACCTGCCGCAGCACTACATGTTCGGCGCCATGAACCTGCTGCGCCAGGAGTTCATGGCGGTGCTGGAGGAGGCGCTGCATGACGCGCCCGCGCGGGCCGCGAGCCTGAACCGGGCGCTGGGGAAGATCCTCGACCTGGAGCTCGCCATCATGCTGCACACGTACCGCGAGGACCTGCTGGCCCAGGCGGCCCGGGCCGAGCGGCTGGCGACCTTCGGGCAGCTCGTGGGCTCCATCGGACACGAGCTGCGCAACCCCCTGGGCGTGATTGAAACCTCGCTCTTCATCCTCAAGGGCCGCCCCGCCACGCAGGAGGACGCGCGCGTGGTCAAGCACCTGGACCGCATCGGCGAACAGGTGGCGGTCGCCAACCACATCGTCACCAGCCTGCTGGACATGATCCGCTCCCGCCCGCTCGTGCGCGCGCCGCTGCGGCTCGCGGAGGTGTGGACGTCCGCGCTGGAGGCCGTCGCGCCGCCGGGGCACGTGCGCGTGCACGCGCAAGGGCTGGAGGCCCTGCCCTCCGTGGAGGGGGACGCGGTGCAGTTGCGGCAGGTCTTCGTGAACCTGCTGCAGAACGCCGTGCAGGCCCTGGGCGAGCGCGAAGGCGAGGTGCGGCTGACGGCGGACCTTCCGGAGGACGGCGCGCGGCGGATCCGCCTGGCGCTGGAGGACAGCGGGCCGGGCCTGGACCCGGCCATCCGCGCGCGTGTCTTCGAACCGCTGATGACCACGAAGGCGCGGGGGCTGGGGCTGGGACTGGCGCTCGTGCGGCGCATCCTCGAGCGGCATGGCGGCGGGATTGGCTACGCTCCCACCCGGGGTGGGCCGGGAGGGGCCCGCTTCGTGGTGGAGCTTCCCCTGACGCCGGAGCCTTCCTGA